GGAAGCGAAGTTAGAATAGCACCAAAGGGAATACTATCAATGTCCTCCCTAGTTTCAAGTGATCCATTGTCGTCTTTCTTGGGTCTAATCGATTTTTCAATGTAGTTCCTCTCACTGCGGCTGATTCGCGGATGTTTGCTCGGGGTATCATAAACAAGAAACATCCAAAATACGAACCATACAATTCCTAGTAAACCGAAAATATAAAAAGCTAATGGCCATCCACCCATAAATTCCAACGAACAGAGCCATCCAGCTAAAGGCAAAGATATAACCGTGCCAATATTCGAACCTGCGTAAACAACTGCAGCAAATCTACTTCGTTCCAACGGTGGAATCCAATGTGCCAGCATTGCATGCATCGCTGGATATGTAACACCTTCACCCATTCCCTCTAAAATTCGCACAACTACCAGAGCTGGAAGACTCCAATACGCTGCCGGCGGAGTTAAAAGTGTAAATAAAGCAGTCAAAAATACACCGATGCCATAAATCAATTTGCCTCCCATAACTTCAGCAAGTCGTCCACCAGGCACTTGAGTGAGAACGTATCCGTAAAAGAAAGATCCTAGAACGATACCCTGCGTTGCTTCATCCCAAAGGAATGTTCCTTCTTGTCTGGGTTCTGTTTCATTCGTTGGATGCACTACGGGACATACATCGGCCACGGATGTGTTGATTCTTGGAATGGCTGTTTGATTTACCATAGTTACAATGGCAACTGATAAATTGACCCGCATCGCGTAGACAATAGCGAAGCCCAGAAATCCCATGAGTCCAAAAACATGCCGCGCTTTGGGGAATTCGCCATCCtctgaaaaaaagagaaaagaatGTAGTCCTAAACATACTTCAAAATAATGATTACTTAATTTACAGAAAACACTGATTTGTCGCATAGATTTTTGTTGAGATGTCATTTATTTTCTTGAGACTTTGAAAATCCCAAAAGATCCACACACCCTCAAAAATAAAACTTGCGAAATTCTTCTTTATCTTCTTTGTGGCACcattttgaatgaaattagGGCATTTGGTAAATGGACGCTAGCCTTTTAACATATAGCTATgcgttggggcttaagaatacattcaaagttttcTCTACGGCGACAAGAAGGAATCGAAATTTATGGATTAGCAATCTTCAAATTTCGAAGCTTTACCGCCATCGAAATGTTAACAGCtactcggatagggactgacctcacaacGAAGACCTTTCGCCatagaaaacggactatgattggtttctggagtcTACACACGTTCCTCGACAACGATATCGATGGTTCCCAGAATGCTCGCCTTCTGCAACTTGAACGGGAATTCTAACGATATAAGTTGAGCATTCTGGAACTAAGTAAAAcaatgggactctggagagtgctcctctccctcttgcgacaaTATGTTTTTTTACTCTGGAAAGCGGTAGCGAACCCAGTGTCGGATTGTTGGTGATGGCTACCTCAAAGATCCCTCTGTTGACCTGCGAACccgtttctgacaggattttgCCTGCAAGATTCCGGCCCAAGTTAAGGAACATCATAACAGAAATTTCCCATATAGTGAGAGGCTTCCTCAAGGTAACATTgtcaggcttcctaaaggtaacatcAGGAACCCAAAGCAGGTTCTGACAAGAACATGCGCGGATATGTGTTGGGGAAACCGGCTCTTGGTGattgtaacgataatggtgggaggtttgtaggTTTCGGCAGCTTCCACGAACCTGTCGCTAATtgcacattgttcaagcacagaccttaccataaagtcagt
The DNA window shown above is from Hermetia illucens chromosome 5, iHerIll2.2.curated.20191125, whole genome shotgun sequence and carries:
- the LOC119657086 gene encoding sialin — its product is MPTPIHRVHNLSATDSHTDEIEEDCEDGTPLIGTIAEDGEFPKARHVFGLMGFLGFAIVYAMRVNLSVAIVTMVNQTAIPRINTSVADVCPVVHPTNETEPRQEGTFLWDEATQGIVLGSFFYGYVLTQVPGGRLAEVMGGKLIYGIGVFLTALFTLLTPPAAYWSLPALVVVRILEGMGEGVTYPAMHAMLAHWIPPLERSRFAAVVYAGSNIGTVISLPLAGWLCSLEFMGGWPLAFYIFGLLGIVWFVFWMFLVYDTPSKHPRISRSERNYIEKSIRPKKDDNGSLETREDIDSIPFGAILTSLPVWAILITQCGQSWAFYTQLTELPTYMENILHFGIESNAVLNSLPSLTSWIFGIIASMIADHLLSKGYISLKNSYRLWNTVATIIPAIGLIGVAYIGCDWVWVMVMLAGLGAFSGAVYPGNQMNHIALSPKYAGTLYGLTNAAANTCGFLAPYVIGMIINGRETLERWRIVFYLAAGLSTAGNFIYLIFVSDEEQWWSKNRNRRNV